Genomic DNA from Fundidesulfovibrio soli:
GGCCGTCTCAGGAGACTTCTCGCACTGGGGGGAGGACCTGGCGGCCTTCGGCCTGGCGGCCGTGCGGGGCGTGGCGCTGCTGCTGGCCTGCTCCTGGCTGGCGGACAAGGTCTTCCTGACCGGCACGACCCTCGGCGAGGAAATCGTACGCGACAGGAACCTGGCCGCGGTCATCGCCGAGGCGGGCGTCAAGCTGGGCATCGCCCTGATCATCGCGGCCACGGCGTAAGGCGCGCGCCATGAAACGCTCCCGCCATATCGCCATCGGCCTTGTCGTTTCGGTGAGCCTGGGCCTCTCCGGGTGCTCCTTCAACGATGACGACGAAAACGAAGAGGAAGGATACCGTTCCGGCAGCTACAGCAACGTCATCTACCACTCCTCCGGGCGCCCCTTCATCGTCGGGGAGGACCGCTCGGTCAGGCCCCTGCCCCCGGACCATCCCAACTACAGCGGAGCCGTGGCGGAAGGCCGGGCCATAGCCTCGGGCACCCAGGCCCACGCCGGGAGGGCCTACGTGACCAGGGGCGGGTTCGGCTCAACCGGCGCGCGGCTCTCCGCCTCGGCCTAGACCATGCGGCGCATACCCATCGACCCCAGGCCCGGCTGGCAGGCCACGGTGGAGGGCCAGGGCTTCATCTTCCACACCCTGGACGACGTTCCCTACTGGGACGAGTCGGCCTATTACCTGTTCGGCGCGGACGAGGTGGACGCGGTGGAGCGCGCCGCCAACGACCTGCACGAACGTTGCCTGGAAGCGGCGCAGCACATCATCGACACACGCCGCTACGCCGACCTGGGCATACCCGAGTCCGCCGTCCCGCTCATCGAGGCCGCCTGGGAGGAGGAGCCCCCCTCGATATACGGCCGCTTCGACTTCGCCTTCGACGGCAAATCGCCCCCCAAGCTCCTGGAGTACAACGCCGACACCCCCACCAGCCTGCTGGAGGCCTCGGTGATCCAGTGGTTCTGGCTGCAGGACGTTTTCCCCGGGCTGGACCAGTTCAACTCCATCCACGAGAAGCTCCTGGCCCGCTGGGCCGAACTCAAGCCCAAACTGCGCGGCGACATCCTGCACTTCGCCTCCACGAGGGACGTGGAGGACATCATCACCGCCAACTACCTGCGCGACACCGCCCAGTCGGCGGGCCTGGCCACGGACTTCCTGCACGTGGACGAGATCGGCTGGAGCGCCACGGCCATGCGCTTCGTGGACATGCGCGGCAGGGACATCCAGAGCCTGTTCAAGCTCTACCCCTGGGAGTGGCTCGTGCGGGAGGATTTCGGGCAATATCTGGCCTACGCCTCCGAGCGGACGGCCTTCATCGAGCCCGCCTGGAAGATGCTGCTCTCCAACAAGGCCATCCTGCCCATCCTCTGGGAGCTGTTCCCCGGCCACCCGAACCTGGTCCCGGCCTATCTCGACGGCCCGCGCGGGCTCGCAGACTACGTGGTCAAGCCCAAGCTGGCCCGGGAAGGGGCCAACATGGCCCTGGTCAAAGGGGGAGCCACCATCGAGCGGACGGGCGGCGGCTACGACGAGTCCGACGTGGTGTGGCAGGCCCTGTGCGAGCTGCCGGACTTCAGCGGGGCCAGGCCCGTGGTCGGGGCCTGGGTCGTGGGGGGCTGGGCCGCGGGCATGGGAATCAGGGAATCGGGGGGGCGCATCACCACCAACCTGAGCAGGTTCGTGCCGCACGCTTTCAAGCCCGCCTGAGGCGAAGCCGGGGCGGTTATCGAGGCTCCTCACCCACGTCTGAACGTTCCAAAAAAAGAATCTGTATATTAAATAATTACATCCATATCGGCCCGCCTGGACTTCAAACCTCTTGACGCGGAGTTATCATTCAGTATTTGTTCAGAAGTGGTAGTTTAATTCAACTTCAGGCTGTTGGTTGATAGCCCCATCCCACTTTCCCCTGCGCTGAACGCCGCCCCTCCGTGGATGCTGGCGAGCCGCGCAAACGGGCTGGAGTCATTTCACCCTGCCAAATTTATTGTAATAATAATTGCTGTTTATCTGCTGCCAGAATGAAGCCGCCGAGGCGTATACCGAGGAAGCATAATGAGTTCCACCCCCCTCCAGCCGGGC
This window encodes:
- a CDS encoding glutathionylspermidine synthase family protein, translating into MRRIPIDPRPGWQATVEGQGFIFHTLDDVPYWDESAYYLFGADEVDAVERAANDLHERCLEAAQHIIDTRRYADLGIPESAVPLIEAAWEEEPPSIYGRFDFAFDGKSPPKLLEYNADTPTSLLEASVIQWFWLQDVFPGLDQFNSIHEKLLARWAELKPKLRGDILHFASTRDVEDIITANYLRDTAQSAGLATDFLHVDEIGWSATAMRFVDMRGRDIQSLFKLYPWEWLVREDFGQYLAYASERTAFIEPAWKMLLSNKAILPILWELFPGHPNLVPAYLDGPRGLADYVVKPKLAREGANMALVKGGATIERTGGGYDESDVVWQALCELPDFSGARPVVGAWVVGGWAAGMGIRESGGRITTNLSRFVPHAFKPA